The Salminus brasiliensis chromosome 3, fSalBra1.hap2, whole genome shotgun sequence genome contains a region encoding:
- the LOC140551985 gene encoding uncharacterized protein isoform X1, which translates to MDMVCFRLPGHGDVALRNMNSLREQLHFCDITIMAGGRRMFRGHKVVLAACSAYLRDQFLLNPSAELQQVSVLHNSTVMRELLQSCYTGILQFSAKEIVNYLTAASYLQMEHVVEKCRGALSRYLQPKNDNPLGPMKAEDSQSIPVIVSGSASAASEHSSLQPHSSEEPQAAGEGDPSVHHEDDDDLSMRQIRGSDPSGCIQEEDVRNDFSLFQVHVKDDHQDPEDDADVHAQAREALEALGVQPRIEEQSREDGGATGSSQRPGVRYWRRRYGEPRRGRGRGFKHRRRYTFHERRPIATFQQAWRFPTSDEIMGNFGADIGPDYLSAHTIPDGPLPLEYHQAAEGQVTIPGSDSVPAHFNMDGSGTDEDIGVVAVPTDEEGRGDDSVVGSTSCVTGTVACEHCGLAFSSVQDLAVHSRSTHLLYVCPCCGKHFSHSSNLSRHMVVHRTSKLHTCPLCHKTFTQKSTLCDHMNMHSGERPHVCAFCHVCFAHKPALRRHLKEQHGKTTAQNYMEIQRESEGAVGGEVLGE; encoded by the exons ATGGATATGGTGTGTTTCCGCCTGCCTGGGCACGGTGATGTTGCCCTGAGGAACATGAACTCTCTACGGGAGCAGCTGCATTTCTGTGATATCACCATCATGGCTGGAGGCAGAAGGATGTTTCGTGGTCATAAAGTGGTTTTAGCTGCCTGCTCCGCCTATCTCAGGGACCAGTTTCTGCTAAACCCCTCTGCGGAATTACAG CAGGTGTCAGTGTTGCACAACTCTACAGTGATGCGAGAGCTCCTGCAGTCCTGCTACACTGGGATTCTGCAATTTAGTGCCAAAGAGATTGTAAATTACTTGACTGCAGCCAGCTACCTCCAAATGGAGCATGTGGTGGAGAAATGCAGGGGAGCCTTGAGTCGTTACCTGCAGCCTAAGAACGACAATCCACTAGGA CCTATGAAAGCGGAGGATTCCCAGTCCATACCGGTGATCGTCAGTGGAAGTGCCTCAGCTGCTTCCGAACACTCCTCACTGCAGCCTCACAGCTCAGAGGAGCCTCAGGCTGCTGGTGAGGGAGATCCAAGTGTTCatcatgaagatgatgatgatttgtCCATGCGACAG ATTAGGGGCTCAGACCCCTCCGGATGCATTCAAGAGGAGGATGTGAGGAATGACTTCAGCTTGTTTCAGGTGCATGTCAAGGATGACCACCAAGACCCTGAGGACGATGCCGATGTCCATGCGCAGGCCAGAGAGGCATTGGAAGCTTTGGGAGTGCAGCCACGTATAGAGGAGCAGAGCAGGGAGGACGGTGGGGCCACAGGAAGCAGCCAGAGACCTGGCGTCCGCTACTGGAGGCGGAGGTACGGGGAGCCTAGGAGAGGCAGGGGGCGGGGCTTCAAGCACAGGAGGCGTTACACCTTCCATGAGCGAAGGCCTATTGCTACTTTTCAGCAAGCTTGGCGCTTTCCCACCTCTGACGAGATCATGGGTAATTTCGGAGCAGATATCGGTCCAGATTACCTGTCAGCCCACACTATCCCGGACGGTCCACTGCCGTTGGAGTATCATCAGGCAGCAGAAGGCCAGGTTACCATACCAGGCTCCGACTCGGTTCCAGCGCACTTTAATATGGATGGCTCCGGCACAGATGAAGATATAGGAGTGGTGGCGGTTCCCACAGATGAAGAAGGCAGGGGGGATGACTCTGTCGTAGGGTCTACATCTTGCGTCACAGGGACCGTGGCATGTGAACACTGCGGCCTGGCTTTCTCCTCAGTGCAGGACCTGGCCGTCCACTCGCGCTCCACGCACCTGCTCTATGTGTGCCCGTGTTGCGGCAAGCACTTCAGCCACTCCAGCAACCTCAGCCGCCACATGGTGGTCCACCGCACCTCCAAACTCCACACCTGCCCCCTGTGCCACAAGACCTTCACGCAGAAGTCCACGCTGTGCGACCACATGAACATGCATAGTGGCGAGCGGCCGCACGTCTGCGCCTTCTGTCACGTCTGCTTCGCTCACAAACCCGCCCTGCGGCGCCACCTGAAGGAGCAGCATGGCAAGACCACTGCGCAGAATTACATGGAgatccagagagagagtgagggagcagtTGGAGGTGAAGTTTTAGGTGAATAG
- the sacm1la gene encoding phosphatidylinositol-3-phosphatase SAC1-A: MATAYERFNLHATPEKFYIEACDDGSNDVLVIDRVSTEMTLTGIKDIPPSGVTKPICGIMGTIRLVAGMYLIVITRKRKVGSLFGHTVWKAVEFDLISYKKTILHLTDNQMQDNKTFLSMLNGVLNTDGFYFCTDYDLTHTQQRLANTSPDFQEMSLLERADQRFVWNGYLLRDFFAQPELQKFAFPVIHGFIAMKPCCINGKIFEWILISRRSCFRAGVRYYVRGIDSEGHAANFVETEQIVQYNNSRASFVQTRGSMPFFWSQRPNLKYKPKPQISSTTNHLDGFQRHFDSQVLIYGKQVILNLVNQKGSELPLEQAFAKLVNSMENGMIKYIAFDFHKECSKMRWHRLQILVDAVAEMQDEFGYFMLNSEGRVVSEQSGTFRSNCMDCLDRTNVIQSLLARRSLQNQLQRLGVLHVGQKIEEQADFEKIYKNAWADNANACAKQYAGTGALKTDFTRTGKRTQWGLVMDGWNSMIRYYKNNFSDGFRQDSIDLFLGNYTVDESVESLTPLQVQKDWKFLTLPIIMLVAFSMCIICLLMAGDTWTETLAYVLFWGTASAVTAAVILFNGKEFVDAPKLVQKEKMD; encoded by the exons ATGGCGACCGCCTACGAGAGATTCAACCT GCATGCAACCCCTGAGAAGTTCTACATTGAGGCCTGTGATGATGGTTCTAATGATGTCCTGGTCATCGACAGGGTTTCCACAGAGATGACCCTAACAG GTATTAAGGACATCCCTCCATCAGGAGTGACCAAGCCCATTTGTGGGATCATGGGAACCATTCGCCTTGTGGCTG GGATGTACCTTATAGTAATCACCCGGAAGAGGAAAGTGGGCAGCCTGTTTGGTCACACAGTGTGGAAGGCAGTGGAGTTTGACCTGATCTCCTACAAGAAGACCATACTGCACCTGACGGACAACCAG ATGCAGGACAACAAGACGTTCTTGTCGATGCTTAACGGCGTGCTGAACACGGACGGCTTCTACTTCTGCACTGACTATGACCTGACACACACCCAGCAGCGGCTTGCCAACACCAGCCCTGACTTCCAGGAGATGAGCCTGCTCGAGAGG GCAGATCAGAGGTTTGTGTGGAACGGATACCTTTTGAGGGACTTCTTTGCGCAACCAGAG CTTCAGAAGTTTGCTTTTCCTGTCATCCATGGCT TTATTGCGATGAAGCCATGCTGCATCAATGGGAAGATATTTGAGTGGATCCTCATCTCTAGGAGGAGCTGTTTCAGAGCTGGAGTGCGATACTATGTACGAG GAATTGACTCTGAAGGACATGCTGCTAACTTTGTCGAAACTGAACAAATAGTTCAGTATAATAACTCCAGAGCCTCCTTCGTGCAG ACTCGAGGCTCCATGCCTTTCTTCTGGTCCCAGAGACCCAACCTGAAGTACAAGCCAAAACCACAGATCAGCAGCACCACCAATCAT CTGGATGGGTTTCAGAGGCATTTTGACTCCCAGGTCCTCATTTATGGGAAGCAGGTCATTCTGAATTTG GTCAATCAGAAGGGTTCAGAGTTGCCCCTTGAGCAGGCGTTCGCCAAATTAGTGAACAGCATGGAAAACGGGATGATCAA GTACATCGCCTTTGACTTCCATAAAGAGTGCAGTAAGATGAGATGGCATCGCCTACAGATTTTGGTGGACGCTGTGGCAGAGATGCAGGATGAATTCGG GTACTTCATGTTGAATTCGGAGGGCAGGGTGGTGTCGGAGCAGTCGGGAACATTCCGCAGTAACTGCATGGACTGCCTGGATCGCACCAACGTCATTCAGAGTCTTCTAGCCAGGCGCTCCCTGCAGAACCAGCTCCAG AGGTTGGGTGTCCTCCATGTTGGCCAGAAGATTGAGGAGCAGGCAGATTTTGAGAAGATTTACAAGAATG CCTGGGCTGACAATGCCAACGCATGCGCTAAACAATACGCAGGCACAGGAGCTCTAAAGACTGACTTCACCAG GACTGGAAAGAGGACTCAGTGGGGCTTAGTAATGGATGGCTGGAACTCCATGATTCGCTATTACAAGAACAACTTCTCTGATGGCTTCAGACAA GACTCCATTGACCTCTTCCTCGGTAACTACACTGTGGATGAAAGTGTGGAAAGCCTGACCCCTCTCCAAGTGCAGAAAGATTGGAAATTCCTCACG CTTCCAATCATCATGTTGGTGGCCTTTTCCATGTGCATCATCTGCCTTCTTATGGCTG GTGATACTTGGACAGAGACGCTTGCGTACGTGTTGTTCTGGGGCACAGCCAGTGCCGTCACGGCCGCCGTCATCCTCTTCAACGGCAAGGAGTTTGTGGACGCGCCTAAGCTGGTGCAGAAGGAGAAGATGGATTGA
- the LOC140551985 gene encoding uncharacterized protein isoform X2 — translation MSKTETKTKQVSVLHNSTVMRELLQSCYTGILQFSAKEIVNYLTAASYLQMEHVVEKCRGALSRYLQPKNDNPLGPMKAEDSQSIPVIVSGSASAASEHSSLQPHSSEEPQAAGEGDPSVHHEDDDDLSMRQIRGSDPSGCIQEEDVRNDFSLFQVHVKDDHQDPEDDADVHAQAREALEALGVQPRIEEQSREDGGATGSSQRPGVRYWRRRYGEPRRGRGRGFKHRRRYTFHERRPIATFQQAWRFPTSDEIMGNFGADIGPDYLSAHTIPDGPLPLEYHQAAEGQVTIPGSDSVPAHFNMDGSGTDEDIGVVAVPTDEEGRGDDSVVGSTSCVTGTVACEHCGLAFSSVQDLAVHSRSTHLLYVCPCCGKHFSHSSNLSRHMVVHRTSKLHTCPLCHKTFTQKSTLCDHMNMHSGERPHVCAFCHVCFAHKPALRRHLKEQHGKTTAQNYMEIQRESEGAVGGEVLGE, via the exons ATGTCCAAAACAGAGACAAAAACAAAG CAGGTGTCAGTGTTGCACAACTCTACAGTGATGCGAGAGCTCCTGCAGTCCTGCTACACTGGGATTCTGCAATTTAGTGCCAAAGAGATTGTAAATTACTTGACTGCAGCCAGCTACCTCCAAATGGAGCATGTGGTGGAGAAATGCAGGGGAGCCTTGAGTCGTTACCTGCAGCCTAAGAACGACAATCCACTAGGA CCTATGAAAGCGGAGGATTCCCAGTCCATACCGGTGATCGTCAGTGGAAGTGCCTCAGCTGCTTCCGAACACTCCTCACTGCAGCCTCACAGCTCAGAGGAGCCTCAGGCTGCTGGTGAGGGAGATCCAAGTGTTCatcatgaagatgatgatgatttgtCCATGCGACAG ATTAGGGGCTCAGACCCCTCCGGATGCATTCAAGAGGAGGATGTGAGGAATGACTTCAGCTTGTTTCAGGTGCATGTCAAGGATGACCACCAAGACCCTGAGGACGATGCCGATGTCCATGCGCAGGCCAGAGAGGCATTGGAAGCTTTGGGAGTGCAGCCACGTATAGAGGAGCAGAGCAGGGAGGACGGTGGGGCCACAGGAAGCAGCCAGAGACCTGGCGTCCGCTACTGGAGGCGGAGGTACGGGGAGCCTAGGAGAGGCAGGGGGCGGGGCTTCAAGCACAGGAGGCGTTACACCTTCCATGAGCGAAGGCCTATTGCTACTTTTCAGCAAGCTTGGCGCTTTCCCACCTCTGACGAGATCATGGGTAATTTCGGAGCAGATATCGGTCCAGATTACCTGTCAGCCCACACTATCCCGGACGGTCCACTGCCGTTGGAGTATCATCAGGCAGCAGAAGGCCAGGTTACCATACCAGGCTCCGACTCGGTTCCAGCGCACTTTAATATGGATGGCTCCGGCACAGATGAAGATATAGGAGTGGTGGCGGTTCCCACAGATGAAGAAGGCAGGGGGGATGACTCTGTCGTAGGGTCTACATCTTGCGTCACAGGGACCGTGGCATGTGAACACTGCGGCCTGGCTTTCTCCTCAGTGCAGGACCTGGCCGTCCACTCGCGCTCCACGCACCTGCTCTATGTGTGCCCGTGTTGCGGCAAGCACTTCAGCCACTCCAGCAACCTCAGCCGCCACATGGTGGTCCACCGCACCTCCAAACTCCACACCTGCCCCCTGTGCCACAAGACCTTCACGCAGAAGTCCACGCTGTGCGACCACATGAACATGCATAGTGGCGAGCGGCCGCACGTCTGCGCCTTCTGTCACGTCTGCTTCGCTCACAAACCCGCCCTGCGGCGCCACCTGAAGGAGCAGCATGGCAAGACCACTGCGCAGAATTACATGGAgatccagagagagagtgagggagcagtTGGAGGTGAAGTTTTAGGTGAATAG